A stretch of DNA from Anopheles nili chromosome 2, idAnoNiliSN_F5_01, whole genome shotgun sequence:
TATACGCCCACACACCGATCGACCCAGACGATGAACTCCAGCCTACTCAATTATGATTTGATCGATTGACTAGTTCTCTCGACTCTCTGAAAGAAGAAGTCCAGGATCGTAGTTTTTAGGGGATACGTTTACTCAAATGTCCTGACTGGACGACACACATTCGCTGTAAAAGTGTGCGCCTGGATAAAGTAATGCTTTCCAATTCCCATGTCCCCAATGATCGTAGTTACTATTAAATGCTTTGGTTTTGAAACAATAGACAAAGTTTGCAACCCCTTTACTAATTGTACCGAAACAAAGAAGCTTTCATTAGCAATTTGAGACCGCGGGAATGCATAATTAATTACCAATCGACTAATCAACGGGACCACGTGGTAAAAAGACTCCATATCATATGGAAGGAGTACCCCTCTCCGGCTTATTGGCGTGAGAagggtctttttttcttacgaTCAATTAACGATCGTAGCAGTTGTGTTCGCTCGCCCGATACTGATCGATGGTGCTTGCTCGAGCGAACACATCAAAGAACGTATAAGGGAGTTTTCATCGCACAACGGAGGAGAAACTGCCATAAAAACCCAGCACTCCCAGTCGGTAGAGGCTTGGTAAGGTGTGTTTTATTATCACACTGATAAATGAGCATGAAGAGCATATGCTTAAAGAAAAAGATTATTTGCGGACTTGTGCTTATCTGTGCTGTGTAACAGAAACACTACCAAAACACCCGTACTCGCGTTTTCTGATGAACGCAAGTGAGAATAAGGAAACAGATTCACCACTGCATCTCACTGCCATGAGGTGTCAAAGGCCACAATCGCGCCTACCGCATCTCACGCCCGTTGGAGTGACTCACCACTCATTTCTAGCGGGAACTTTTTCACATGCTCGTATGTCACTCTTTCTCACGTTCGTTGACTTCTGCTCACTATGCCTTCTTCTACTCGAAGTTCTATCTGTTTCGTTTCCCCACTGCTCATTTCCACACAAACCAAGTGTCAAACTATTGGCggcgaaaaatcaatttttagcCAGCATTTTCCCACACATCGGAAACGGAGCGGCTGCCATGGAAACATTTTTAGCTAAGTCCATGGATTGTGGGTTGTatcgtaaagaaaattttaTCAGTCATCTACTCTAGCGACAGAACATTGCTCAGAGACCTCTACCAGTTCTCTATTCTCTTCTTCACCGTTCTCGCCTTCCCCACACtatcattttccacacacaaaaaacagccCGCTAAGAAATGTGTTACAGCATACTTACAATTCTTTAATCAACATTTTGCACCTCGCTGGAAACGACCCCTAGCAAATGTTGCTTCTGCGGATGTTagcttttgctgctttcaggGATATTTTATGTATACACTTAGTCAGAGGAACTGACTACTTTCCAAAAGAACACGCTTTCGTCGGATGACCACTTTTGTTAGGCTCCAAATAGAGCAGGTTATACGAAACTAGCACAATGCGATGCACGGGAAGCACTCGGATCGTGTTAAGCAACTGCTGACGCTATATATTTTGGAAAAGAATAATGTATCACACTAAGATGAATGGAAAGTAATAGAAAAAGACCCTAATGGTGACATCATAAACCTGTGCTTTCCTAACGGGTagctttaaataaataaacacattcgCTGAAACGGAACAAGATACCACAAATTCCCGCACGTTTCGATCTGCCACTCGCTGTTTAGAGATAGTGCTAATCtgccaaaaacacaaccccttGTATGACGATGACTACATACGGATCCCGATTCTAAATCCTATCTTCGACGACGCATCCCACCCTATCGACTAACCCCTTCGACGATTTGATGCTTGTGCAACCAAGGCATCAAATCTTCCTACATCGTCACACGAAGTGTCATTTCTGGTCAAACAAGCACTTTTCTGCAGTGATTCATGGGTCCAGGAACGTTGGAGTTTTGTAATACTTTTGGCCACCGTTTGTTCATCTGTGGCCATGATTTAACGTCTCAAGGCTTCATCCGCCACCTTCTCTATCGtctttctctcgcgcgcgtacacacaaTTTGCAAGGTAATGTCGTCTGCTGGCGTGCGTTGTTGTTGCGGGGACTGGTGCTGTCGTCAGCACAGCAGCGGCAAGTATACTTCGACACGTAAGCCTCGAGTGCTCTCGTTTTTACCCCCTGCTTGATATTGCACCATCACCGGAACAGCCACATGCCGATTGGCACACATCCGACATCCTGCTTTCCATTGGGGCCGTACGCCATGCCGCAACTTTTCATGGCACCACCGCCTGGTATTTCCACTTTCGATCGATGATTAACGCGAAGGAAACGCCTGGAGTTCGTGTTTCGGTGACTGCATGAGCAAGACCGCTTTTCAAAGAACCACTCGTCATAAGCCACCCTAACCTCTCGATTGATCTACCCGGCAGGTTGCATTTCTCCAGCAGTCCCTAGGCCACACACCAATTGCcctttcttcttcgtttctgATTCAAAGAGGAGAATCACGTTGAACTATGAACAGGTCCCTCACTGCAGCGGAAGACAGTTTCGGTGTACGTCAAAAGAAGCTAGTAGTATGTTGGGCAATCGCAGTGCGAATTTTCCATGGATTGCGTTGATACCGAGTGTCGCCAATCAACAGAGCACAATCACTCACACTGTCCCTTTTGCAACGGCAGAAAGCGGATAGATACGTACACCTTGTACCGCACAACTCGACGGAGCAAAATTAAATAGAATTTTCTATTCTTCTTAATTTCGCGAGGGAGATTAGATCCTCCTATGCCAAGATGACCGCACGAATCGCACTCGATGGATTCCTCTCTCCTTCTCACGCCTCACCAAcggttttctctcgctctcttatTCGCatctctcttttgctccttaACCTTTGCGGTCATATGGTTAATTCGATGTTTACCGTCAACTGTCATTGATCAATAGGCAAGGTGCTTATAAAAGACAGCGCAGTTTGGTATAACACTTGACAAAAAAGCTTgcctttttcttcgtcctcgAGAAACCAGATGATGGTTATTCGGTTGTATATTTTGATTGTATACCTGATTTCGAAACTAATTACTAGGAAAAAAACCTCATCCACCATGATTTTAGGTTACAGAGTATTCAGAAAAGGTACACCAAAACCAAGCCAGCAGTGATCTGTGAACCTTGGTTGAAGGTAGACATATCGTTTAATTCCATGGGTTTAATGATTTCGCGTTACATTTAACAGGATTCAACAATGTTGGTACATTGAGGCAactattcatttaatttttaatattaattaCAAATATGTACAAATATGTTCCATCGGCAGTAGCATTTTGAAAAATCCTGAATTTTAAACTATTTTTCTTATTCTATATTTAACAATGAAGCAATCATGCATTAGCAAACCCCTGCACAATGGCAGCAATGTCGACATCATTAAAGATGATATCCAAAATAGTTCAAATCTCATTAACATATAGTCAAAAATATTAAGCTAAAAGTTGTAACCTAGCTGAAAAACGTGTAACATTAAttacatacatatataaaaAATTGGCAATTAGGATAATTGAAAGAATTTTATTCTAGCCGTTCTTTAAAAGCCACGTGCTTTTATTCGTATTCAACATCACTGATTTTCCGTTAGATTTATTTCCATAATGTTCATCAATGTTCGAAATAGGGAAAGAACTGACAGAATTCAAGAAGTGACTATTTCTGATCACATAATAATTACATAACCTAAGCGGAAGAGATTGAGAGTCTTTTGCTTTACAAACCATaatttgataaataaatttaattcattcCTAGGCGTTTGTGCATCTTTTTACGCGATTTTGAATTCAATCTAACAGCATCTTAACGTATAATGCAACTAATACACCTATGTAGAGAATCGCGGTAACGTTGCCCAATCTCTTGTCACCATGTTTTCCAATAGGGTTGCATATGATTTCAACTACTTAAGGGATAAAAAACAAAGACTAGCGAAAGCGCATCGTACCTTTCATTGTAATATGGATCTAGGAACGTTCTTATTCGTTCATTCGTGCTTCGCATCGCGTGTTTCTCTCTACAGACAGTGGTCGAGCGAATGGAAGAAGCTTATGACGAACGTCATCAGGTCTGGACACGTTGACTAAGAGGCTGTGCATTAGGTGTCTaatatttcaaattctatGTCCGATTTGTTGATCTCGCGCAACGAATTGATCACCATATACCGGGAAAATACTATATACAGCTTGCGAAACCAAACCATCTGTGAACTATGCAAGCGCATGGCATTTTGCACAGCTCGGCGCGCCCTCCAGTTCAGGATAACcctaaaagaaaaataaattaaattggtTATTAGAAATGCTGCAATAAAAACGGTTGTTAATAATTTTAACTAGTAAAAGTAAATCTATTAAGTCAAGAGTGGACGCCAAAATGTTCGTATGGTTGGTCTTGATTATAGAAAAATTCAATACTGACTACACAACTTAAAATGCATCACATAAATCAACGTTGGTCGGTAATCTCTTTACTGCTCTTGCATGTTATCAGTTGTGCACATACATTCCTCCTTCGCACCCACCTGATTTGGCCATCTTTTAGTCAATAGATTATCGAGAGCAAAATATCTCCGAATGTTTCATTGCCGTCACACAGGTTCTTTGGCGGTTGGGTGGCTAATTACATGCCATTAAACAATAACCGTAATCGGTCGTGATCAAATCCTTCTCCCTCCCATCCAGCTACGAAACGACGCATGCGaaacattaaataaattatgaacgGTGCGATAACAAAACCGTCGcaaaacaagttttttttgtctgaaatCTACCAAATGATAATGTACTCAAGTGTGCCACACGTTAGGGAGGCGTTTGAACTGTGATTGCGATTAAACTTGCTAACTCGATATTTAACACAATCAGCTCGTGGCAGGTTAgggataaaacaaaatactgAACGGGAATCGTTGGACGGCGCACGGGCTAACACGGGCTTACTATCGCACCGATAGTTATCGACGCAAGCAAACGAAATCTTACTAATTTTATCAATGACGCCTAGACACTTGGAGAGGTACTCGAAAGTAAGGCACACGGAAACACACAGTAGTTCATCACGCAAAAGACTATTTAAGGCATGAGCTGAGGTGAGATAGTTTAGTACCTCTAAACATTTGCAACTAACAATGTATAAGTTTCTGCTGATTGCCACATTGCTTCCTGCCATTGTCTTCGGGCAAACGCCATTCCGACCATGTGAGTTTAGGAATTATAGGTTATCCGTTGAAGCACTGCTGCACAGTGTGAATAACATTGCGCGTTTCTCGTCATTTTTTCAGGCCGAAATGGAGGTCCTACTCCAGCATCCGTTAATATTGAAGGATGCACGGCACTTCCATGCACCGTCGTGTCCGGAGTCCCGTTGGTAGCCCACGCAACCGGCATCCAGTCTCGCGTAGCCACCGCAACCGTAGAGGCTCACATAGTCGCACGCTTCCTCGGACTCGACGTCGGATTCAGGATTCCGGAAGAATTGCGCGATGCCTGCGCCGTCGGTATTAGCGGCGCTTCGTGTCCGTTGAGCGCCGGTCAAACGTTTGACTACACGCTTAACTATGCCATGGAGCTACCTTTAACTGGTATTATCGCACAGGTCGAGGTTGGTTTGACTGCGGCCGATGGCTCTCCGATCACGTGCATTGAAATTGATGCTCAAATTGTATCATAATT
This window harbors:
- the LOC128723112 gene encoding uncharacterized protein LOC128723112, producing MYKFLLIATLLPAIVFGQTPFRPCRNGGPTPASVNIEGCTALPCTVVSGVPLVAHATGIQSRVATATVEAHIVARFLGLDVGFRIPEELRDACAVGISGASCPLSAGQTFDYTLNYAMELPLTGIIAQVEVGLTAADGSPITCIEIDAQIVS